A single region of the Streptomyces sp. NBC_01381 genome encodes:
- a CDS encoding cytochrome P450 has protein sequence MAAEKSFDIIPNHVREGMEPPPGLEVMSERTPLLEDTGPGLISWVATGRDEVREILGDAQCRFSTRPPADSEEESREITQIGNPLMHDPPEHTRLRKMLAPEFTLRRMRRIEPQVERIVEDRLDVMERAGSPADFMRHFAWPIPGLVGCSLLGIPRDDQAELARHLDLSRRDNRGWRARRASAKAFDDYLARYVATKRRDPGDDLVSGLIKEHGPEVTDKELVGLAASVMAAGIENMVGMLGLGILALLDHPDQLAVLRGKPELMDRAVEELLRYATVVAVASPRTALTEVRIGEHTIEAGQVVSCSLLAVNRAQPDETARDRLDILREGDNHLAFGHGIHYCAGAALARMELRIAFAAVLRRFPELRLAVPREDLRFRPPWMATFGIENLPVSW, from the coding sequence ATGGCAGCGGAGAAGTCCTTCGACATCATCCCGAACCATGTGCGGGAGGGAATGGAACCGCCGCCGGGCCTGGAGGTGATGAGCGAGCGGACGCCGCTGCTCGAGGACACCGGGCCGGGGCTGATCAGCTGGGTCGCCACGGGACGGGACGAAGTACGGGAGATCCTCGGCGATGCCCAGTGCCGCTTCTCCACCCGGCCACCGGCCGACAGCGAGGAGGAGTCGCGGGAGATCACCCAGATCGGCAATCCGCTGATGCACGACCCGCCGGAGCACACCCGGCTGCGCAAAATGCTGGCGCCGGAGTTCACGCTGCGCCGGATGCGCCGGATCGAACCGCAGGTCGAGCGGATCGTCGAGGACCGCCTCGACGTCATGGAACGGGCCGGCAGCCCGGCCGACTTCATGCGGCACTTCGCCTGGCCCATCCCCGGCCTGGTCGGCTGCAGTCTCCTCGGCATCCCCCGCGACGACCAGGCGGAACTCGCCCGCCACCTCGACCTCAGCCGGCGCGACAACCGCGGCTGGCGGGCCCGCCGCGCCTCCGCCAAGGCCTTCGACGACTATCTGGCCCGCTACGTCGCCACCAAGCGCCGCGACCCCGGCGACGACCTCGTCAGCGGGCTGATCAAGGAGCACGGCCCGGAGGTGACCGACAAGGAACTGGTGGGCCTGGCCGCCTCCGTCATGGCCGCCGGGATCGAGAACATGGTCGGCATGCTGGGCCTGGGCATCCTGGCGCTGCTCGACCACCCGGACCAACTCGCCGTGCTCCGCGGGAAACCCGAGCTGATGGACCGGGCGGTGGAGGAACTGCTGCGCTACGCCACCGTCGTCGCGGTCGCCTCACCACGCACGGCGCTGACGGAGGTGCGCATCGGCGAGCACACCATCGAGGCCGGGCAGGTCGTCTCCTGCTCGCTGCTGGCGGTCAACCGCGCCCAACCGGACGAGACCGCCCGCGACCGCCTCGACATCCTCCGCGAGGGCGACAACCACCTCGCCTTCGGCCACGGCATCCACTACTGCGCGGGCGCGGCCCTCGCCCGCATGGAACTGCGGATCGCCTTCGCGGCCGTGCTGCGTCGCTTCCCCGAGCTGCGGCTCGCGGTGCCCCGCGAGGACCTGCGGTTCCGGCCGCCGTGGATGGCCACCTTCGGCATCGAGAACCTCCCGGTCTCCTGGTAA
- a CDS encoding cytochrome P450, whose translation MPKPPELPPHLRRDGLAPTPELTRMSHSTPVARDPGVFDWVVTGRAEVRAVLSDTDRFSSVPPVQQKAISQPKEAGNLLHYDPPEHGRLRKLLAPAFTSRRMRSMAPAVEAVVAERLDVLAENGPPADLMRHFGWPVPGLVSCALLGIPRDDLAQLGRMLDVRSPSRMDAHSGSRARRRIAAQKAYISYLGGIVARQRREPGEDLLGTIVREHGAELTDAELVGVANSFLLGALENSTQMLGLGVLTLVQHPDQLALLRAGPELLDQAVEELLRHVTVVSTASPRTALEDVTLGGQQIKAGETVSCSLLAVNRTRLPGGPEDRLDLTRADASSHLAFGHGVHHCIGAALARLQLRASIAGLLARFPGLRLAVPEAELRFRPFAAQYGVEELPVAW comes from the coding sequence ATGCCGAAGCCACCGGAACTGCCCCCGCACTTGCGCCGCGACGGCCTCGCCCCGACGCCCGAGTTGACCCGGATGAGCCACAGCACGCCCGTCGCCCGCGACCCCGGAGTCTTCGACTGGGTCGTCACGGGGCGCGCGGAGGTACGGGCGGTGCTCAGCGACACCGACCGGTTCAGCTCCGTGCCGCCCGTACAGCAGAAGGCCATCTCGCAGCCCAAGGAGGCCGGAAATCTGCTGCATTACGACCCCCCGGAGCACGGCCGGCTACGGAAGCTGCTGGCGCCGGCCTTCACCAGCCGGCGCATGCGCTCGATGGCTCCGGCCGTAGAAGCGGTGGTGGCCGAGCGGCTCGACGTGCTGGCCGAGAACGGGCCGCCGGCCGACCTGATGCGGCACTTCGGCTGGCCGGTGCCGGGCCTGGTCAGCTGCGCGCTGCTCGGCATCCCGCGCGACGACCTCGCCCAGCTGGGTCGGATGCTCGACGTGCGCTCGCCCAGCCGGATGGACGCCCACTCCGGCAGCCGCGCCCGGCGGCGGATAGCGGCACAGAAGGCGTACATCTCGTACCTCGGCGGCATCGTCGCGCGGCAGCGCCGGGAGCCCGGCGAGGACCTGCTCGGCACCATCGTCCGCGAACACGGCGCGGAGCTGACCGACGCCGAACTGGTCGGCGTCGCCAACTCGTTTCTCTTGGGCGCGCTGGAGAACTCAACGCAGATGCTGGGCCTGGGCGTGCTCACGCTGGTGCAGCACCCGGACCAGCTCGCGCTGCTGCGCGCGGGGCCGGAGCTGCTGGATCAGGCGGTGGAGGAACTGCTGCGCCACGTCACGGTGGTGTCGACGGCGTCGCCGCGGACGGCGCTGGAGGACGTGACCCTCGGCGGGCAGCAGATCAAGGCCGGCGAGACGGTCTCCTGCTCCCTCCTCGCGGTCAACCGCACCAGGCTGCCCGGCGGCCCCGAGGACCGCCTGGACCTCACGCGCGCGGACGCCTCCTCGCACCTGGCGTTCGGGCACGGCGTCCACCACTGCATCGGGGCCGCGCTCGCGCGCCTGCAGCTGCGGGCCTCCATCGCCGGGCTGCTGGCGCGGTTCCCCGGGCTGCGGCTCGCCGTTCCGGAGGCCGAGCTGCGGTTCCGTCCCTTCGCCGCGCAGTACGGCGTGGAAGAGCTGCCGGTCGCCTGGTGA
- a CDS encoding glycosyltransferase family 39 protein: protein MTLTAAATHPEASPGTAPPPHRRWFWRSPPDQPPWARPALLGVAALAAVLYGWNLTSSSYAPYYSVAARSMSESWHAFWFTALDPAATITMDKVGGFLWPQALAARLFGFHAWALTLPQVLEGVVSVLVLYRVVRRWQGPVAGLAAAGLLTMTPVAASMFGHAILDASLTMCLVLAADQYQKAVMTGRLGPLLLSGVWIGLGFQAKMMQAWVVVPALALGYLIAAPHPLRKRLGQLVTAGGVLLAVSLSWVALMTFTPESSRPYADGTTNNSAFAMVFGYNGLDRLHDGLIDGSFKGTFQGAPPSQGQAGAQAGDAQAMPGTEGWGKLFGPRFAAQIGWLYPLALLSLVLGLARHRRAPRTDQRRAGYLMWGGWLLTSAVLLSAMGVPHTAYVTLLAPALAALAAAGIVALWRIHRTALGPPQTLVLPAVIVVQEAWTLHVAAEYPEFVPWLTPVILAASVAACAALVYAVLPTPPDARLSRRIGVAGLVAGCVAMFAAPTAWSLSVLDSTYAGSSFDAYAGPPYRPEGGKPGKKSGGPAISSGGQGASGQPGRSSGPSGAQSGGGIVTGLSKDQKRLLAYVQKHNRGAEYTFSTDGWESAAPYIYARALPLLPLGGFTGGANSATLAEYRKLVADGKLRFALLRGGDGKTGASQPGSSVGQINDWVRSTCTKVEPKAYGAQQPGEKGPGEPKGAESPKAPKAPKAPKEAQDRKDPKGRPGPKAPEEQTGSRSSEDQAGAKPSKGKADPEQQDQAGPQGQETLYRCSPGAV from the coding sequence ATGACGCTGACTGCTGCGGCCACCCACCCCGAGGCCTCCCCCGGCACCGCCCCACCGCCCCACCGCCGCTGGTTCTGGCGCTCTCCCCCGGACCAGCCGCCCTGGGCCCGCCCGGCGCTGCTGGGGGTGGCCGCGCTCGCCGCCGTGCTGTACGGCTGGAATCTCACCAGCAGTTCCTACGCCCCGTACTACTCGGTGGCCGCCCGCAGCATGTCGGAGAGCTGGCACGCGTTCTGGTTCACCGCCCTCGACCCGGCGGCCACCATCACCATGGACAAGGTCGGCGGTTTTCTGTGGCCGCAGGCCCTGGCCGCCCGGCTGTTCGGCTTTCACGCCTGGGCGCTGACCCTGCCCCAGGTGCTGGAGGGCGTGGTGTCGGTGCTGGTCCTGTACCGGGTGGTGCGCCGCTGGCAGGGTCCGGTGGCCGGGCTGGCCGCGGCGGGGCTGCTGACCATGACGCCGGTGGCCGCGTCGATGTTCGGCCACGCGATACTCGACGCCTCCCTCACCATGTGCCTGGTGCTGGCCGCGGACCAGTACCAGAAGGCGGTCATGACCGGCCGCCTGGGCCCGCTGCTGCTCAGCGGCGTATGGATCGGGCTGGGCTTCCAGGCCAAGATGATGCAGGCCTGGGTCGTCGTTCCGGCGCTCGCCCTCGGCTATCTCATCGCCGCCCCGCACCCGCTGCGCAAGCGGCTGGGGCAGCTGGTGACGGCCGGCGGCGTGCTGCTCGCCGTGTCACTGTCGTGGGTCGCGCTGATGACCTTCACCCCGGAGAGCTCGCGCCCGTACGCGGACGGCACGACCAACAACAGCGCCTTCGCCATGGTTTTCGGCTACAACGGGCTCGACCGCCTGCACGACGGCCTGATCGACGGCTCGTTCAAGGGGACCTTCCAGGGTGCGCCGCCGTCGCAGGGCCAGGCCGGCGCCCAAGCGGGCGACGCCCAGGCCATGCCGGGCACCGAGGGGTGGGGCAAGCTCTTCGGACCCCGGTTCGCCGCGCAGATCGGCTGGCTGTATCCGCTGGCGCTGCTGTCCCTGGTCCTCGGCCTGGCTCGGCACCGCCGCGCCCCGCGCACCGACCAGCGGCGGGCCGGCTATCTGATGTGGGGCGGCTGGCTGCTCACCTCGGCGGTGCTGCTCAGCGCCATGGGGGTCCCGCACACGGCCTACGTCACGCTGCTCGCACCCGCGCTGGCCGCGCTGGCCGCCGCCGGCATCGTGGCGCTGTGGCGCATCCACCGCACGGCGCTCGGCCCGCCGCAGACCCTGGTGCTGCCGGCCGTCATCGTCGTACAGGAGGCATGGACGCTGCATGTGGCCGCGGAGTACCCGGAGTTCGTGCCGTGGCTCACGCCTGTGATCCTCGCGGCGTCCGTCGCGGCCTGCGCGGCGCTCGTGTACGCGGTGCTGCCGACGCCGCCGGACGCCCGGCTGTCCCGCCGGATCGGGGTCGCCGGGCTGGTGGCGGGCTGCGTCGCGATGTTCGCCGCGCCCACGGCGTGGTCGCTGTCGGTCCTTGACTCCACGTACGCCGGCTCGTCATTCGACGCGTACGCCGGGCCGCCCTACCGGCCGGAGGGCGGCAAGCCGGGGAAGAAGAGCGGCGGGCCGGCCATATCCTCGGGCGGGCAGGGGGCTTCCGGGCAGCCGGGCCGCTCCTCCGGCCCGTCCGGGGCCCAGAGCGGCGGCGGCATCGTGACCGGGCTGAGCAAGGACCAGAAGAGACTCCTGGCGTACGTCCAAAAGCACAACCGCGGCGCCGAGTACACCTTCTCCACCGACGGCTGGGAGTCGGCGGCCCCGTACATCTACGCCAGGGCCCTGCCCCTGCTGCCGCTCGGCGGGTTCACGGGCGGGGCCAACTCGGCGACCCTGGCCGAGTACCGCAAGCTGGTCGCGGACGGCAAGCTGCGCTTCGCACTGCTGCGCGGCGGCGACGGGAAGACGGGCGCGTCACAGCCCGGAAGCTCGGTGGGGCAGATCAACGACTGGGTCAGGTCCACGTGCACCAAGGTCGAGCCGAAGGCGTACGGCGCACAGCAGCCGGGCGAGAAGGGCCCGGGTGAGCCCAAGGGAGCTGAAAGCCCGAAGGCCCCGAAGGCCCCGAAGGCCCCGAAGGAAGCCCAAGACCGGAAGGACCCGAAGGGCCGCCCAGGACCCAAGGCGCCGGAGGAGCAGACGGGATCGAGGTCCTCGGAGGATCAGGCCGGAGCGAAGCCCTCGAAGGGCAAGGCAGACCCCGAGCAGCAGGACCAGGCAGGCCCACAGGGCCAGGAGACCCTCTATCGCTGCTCCCCCGGCGCCGTATGA
- a CDS encoding peptidoglycan-binding protein, with translation MTSPDHTPGPRGPGGPDSDPAAALEVRGPGALATEQPAGAALAASAQDPAAPAPVPAGGGEGQDGAGGGEEPPLSHRKRRPLRTTLIVLVAIAVAAAAGLAATGTLGGKDDDKPQASKGPSATAKVQRTSLTDTQTVDGKLSYGDASTVLAQSSGGGAKPGAGGGSGIVTWVPKAGDTIKRGGDVYRDNQQKTPLLYGNIPFYRTMKSGTSGSDVKILEQNLKALGYDGFVADSTYNDDTAAAVQEWQGDLNREETGTVKPGDAVVAPGARKVSEVKAEVGAALSGTVLSWTATERVITVDLDAQYEDLVKNGTKAQVKLPDGTSVEATVTEVGSPSNAADAGSGDSGSGDSGSGDSDKASTLPVELKVKDQKGLGNYQAASVDVTLKSESRKDVLAVPVSALVAKDGGGYALEVVKSSAPNGVEYVPVKLGMFADSMVEVSGAGISEGTVVGVPK, from the coding sequence ATGACGTCGCCGGACCACACCCCCGGACCGCGGGGTCCCGGCGGGCCGGACAGCGACCCGGCCGCCGCGTTGGAAGTGCGCGGGCCCGGTGCCCTGGCCACCGAGCAGCCGGCCGGGGCGGCGCTCGCCGCTTCCGCCCAGGATCCCGCGGCTCCGGCCCCCGTCCCAGCCGGCGGCGGCGAGGGCCAGGACGGCGCCGGCGGCGGCGAGGAGCCGCCGCTCAGCCACCGCAAGCGGCGGCCGCTGCGCACCACCCTGATCGTGCTGGTGGCGATCGCCGTGGCCGCGGCCGCGGGCCTCGCCGCCACCGGCACGCTGGGCGGCAAGGACGACGACAAGCCCCAGGCATCCAAAGGCCCCTCGGCGACAGCGAAGGTGCAGCGCACCTCCCTCACCGACACCCAGACCGTGGACGGCAAGCTCAGCTACGGCGACGCGTCCACCGTGCTGGCCCAGTCCTCCGGCGGCGGCGCCAAGCCGGGAGCGGGCGGCGGCTCCGGCATCGTCACCTGGGTGCCCAAGGCCGGCGACACCATCAAACGCGGCGGGGACGTCTACCGCGACAACCAGCAGAAGACGCCCCTGCTCTACGGCAACATCCCCTTCTACCGGACCATGAAGTCCGGCACGTCCGGCAGCGATGTCAAGATCCTCGAGCAGAATCTGAAGGCCCTCGGCTACGACGGGTTCGTCGCCGACTCCACGTACAACGACGACACCGCCGCCGCCGTGCAGGAGTGGCAGGGCGACCTGAACCGCGAGGAGACCGGCACCGTCAAGCCGGGCGACGCGGTGGTGGCCCCCGGGGCCAGGAAGGTCTCCGAGGTGAAGGCCGAGGTCGGCGCCGCGCTCAGCGGCACCGTGCTGTCCTGGACCGCGACCGAGCGGGTCATCACCGTGGACCTCGACGCCCAGTACGAGGACCTCGTCAAGAACGGCACGAAGGCGCAGGTCAAACTCCCTGACGGGACGAGCGTCGAGGCGACGGTCACCGAGGTCGGCTCGCCCTCCAACGCCGCCGACGCGGGGTCCGGCGACTCCGGCTCCGGTGACTCCGGCTCCGGCGACAGCGACAAGGCATCGACCCTCCCCGTCGAGCTGAAGGTGAAGGATCAGAAGGGTCTCGGCAACTATCAGGCGGCGTCGGTCGACGTCACCCTGAAGTCGGAGAGCCGCAAGGATGTGCTCGCGGTCCCGGTCAGCGCCCTGGTGGCCAAGGACGGCGGCGGCTACGCGCTGGAGGTCGTGAAGTCCTCGGCGCCGAACGGTGTCGAGTACGTCCCGGTCAAGCTCGGCATGTTCGCCGACAGCATGGTCGAGGTCTCCGGCGCCGGCATCTCCGAGGGCACCGTCGTGGGGGTCCCGAAGTGA
- a CDS encoding ABC transporter ATP-binding protein, translated as MTALSHPVVDLAGVSKSYGDLAALRSADLVIHHGELLAVVGPSGSGKSTLLNIMGTLDRPSEGKVRIGGHDIDELRDRDLSALRAATIGFVFQQFHLAQGVPALDSVADGLLYSGRSRAERRELAERALRRVGLGLRLYHEPHQLSGGEKQRVAIARAVLGDPPLLLADEPTGALDSRSGAVVMELLHELQEAGTTVVVITHDRDIAALLPREVRLKDGRIEHDSAFGAAAGELMAGGSVR; from the coding sequence GTGACCGCACTGTCCCACCCGGTGGTCGACCTGGCCGGGGTTTCCAAGTCCTACGGCGACCTCGCCGCGCTGCGGTCCGCCGACCTGGTGATCCACCACGGCGAACTGCTCGCGGTGGTCGGTCCCTCCGGCTCCGGCAAGTCCACGCTGCTCAACATCATGGGCACCCTGGACCGCCCCTCGGAGGGCAAGGTCCGTATCGGCGGCCACGACATCGACGAGCTGCGCGACCGCGACCTGTCCGCGCTGCGGGCCGCCACCATCGGCTTCGTCTTCCAGCAGTTCCACCTGGCGCAGGGCGTACCGGCGCTGGACAGCGTCGCCGACGGGCTGCTCTACAGCGGCCGGTCCCGCGCCGAGCGACGCGAGCTGGCCGAGCGGGCGCTGCGCCGGGTCGGCCTCGGCCTGCGGCTCTACCACGAGCCGCACCAGCTCTCCGGCGGCGAGAAGCAGCGCGTGGCCATCGCCCGCGCGGTGCTCGGCGACCCGCCGCTGCTGCTCGCCGACGAGCCGACCGGCGCGCTGGACTCCCGCTCCGGCGCGGTGGTGATGGAGCTCCTGCACGAGCTGCAGGAGGCCGGCACGACGGTCGTGGTCATCACCCACGACCGCGACATCGCCGCATTGCTGCCGCGGGAGGTCCGGCTCAAGGACGGCCGGATCGAGCACGACTCGGCTTTCGGCGCGGCGGCCGGCGAGCTGATGGCCGGAGGGAGCGTCCGATGA
- a CDS encoding ABC transporter permease gives MSLTSPPRETGAAPWRSLPAPPRPKAARMGPADVVRVGGSGLRARPMRVFLSALGIAIGIAAMIGVVGISSSSTNDLNQRLAALGTNLLTVSPGESFGGGTAHLPERSLSMIGNIPDVTSVSALGKTSAKVYRNDLMPKEESGGLRVTAARTDLLKSIGAELTDGRWLNAANSKYPAVVLGANAAYQLNIHHAGPEVRVWLGDRWFTVVGLMAPNELLPDLDNNAMIGWGVAEQELGFDGYPTTVYVRAEEDAVKDVQAKLGATANPEVPNEVDVSRPSDVLAAKEATDDTLSGLLLGLGGVALLVGGVGVANTMVISVLERRSEIGLRRSLGATRGQIRTQFLAEALLLSALGGIGGVLLGIGVTIGYATYQDMTTVVPVWAMVGGVGATLVIGGLAGFYPAVRAARLPPTEALATS, from the coding sequence ATGAGCCTGACATCCCCGCCCCGGGAGACCGGTGCCGCCCCCTGGCGCAGCCTCCCGGCGCCCCCGCGCCCCAAGGCGGCCCGGATGGGCCCGGCCGATGTGGTCCGGGTCGGCGGCTCGGGGCTGCGCGCGCGGCCGATGCGGGTGTTCCTGTCCGCGCTGGGCATCGCCATCGGTATCGCCGCCATGATCGGCGTGGTGGGCATCTCCTCGTCCTCCACCAACGACCTCAACCAGCGCCTCGCCGCACTCGGCACCAACCTCCTGACGGTGTCCCCTGGCGAGTCCTTCGGCGGCGGCACCGCGCACCTGCCCGAGCGCTCCCTCTCGATGATCGGCAACATCCCGGACGTCACCTCGGTCTCCGCCCTCGGCAAGACCAGCGCGAAGGTCTACCGCAACGACCTGATGCCGAAGGAGGAATCCGGCGGCCTGCGCGTCACCGCCGCCCGTACCGACCTGCTGAAGTCCATCGGCGCCGAGCTCACCGACGGCCGTTGGCTCAACGCGGCCAACAGCAAGTACCCGGCCGTCGTGCTCGGCGCCAACGCTGCCTACCAGCTGAACATCCACCACGCTGGACCGGAGGTACGGGTCTGGCTCGGCGACCGCTGGTTCACCGTCGTGGGGCTGATGGCGCCGAACGAGCTGCTGCCCGACCTGGACAACAACGCGATGATCGGTTGGGGCGTGGCAGAGCAGGAGCTCGGCTTCGACGGCTACCCGACCACCGTCTACGTCCGTGCCGAGGAGGACGCGGTCAAGGACGTCCAGGCGAAGCTCGGCGCCACCGCCAACCCGGAGGTGCCCAACGAGGTCGACGTCTCCCGCCCCTCCGACGTACTGGCGGCGAAGGAGGCCACGGACGACACCCTCAGCGGACTGCTCCTGGGCCTCGGCGGCGTGGCGTTGCTCGTCGGCGGCGTCGGCGTGGCCAACACCATGGTCATCTCCGTCCTCGAGCGCCGCTCCGAGATCGGCCTGCGCCGCTCGCTCGGCGCGACCCGAGGCCAGATACGCACCCAGTTCCTGGCCGAGGCGCTGCTGCTGTCTGCCCTTGGCGGCATCGGCGGCGTACTGCTCGGCATCGGCGTCACCATCGGCTACGCGACGTACCAGGACATGACCACGGTGGTGCCGGTCTGGGCCATGGTCGGCGGCGTCGGCGCCACCCTCGTAATCGGCGGCCTGGCCGGCTTCTATCCGGCTGTACGAGCCGCCCGGCTGCCTCCCACCGAAGCGCTGGCCACCTCGTAG
- a CDS encoding M9 family metallopeptidase, whose protein sequence is MSLRRYVVPLLISTALMAGSGAQALAARPAPEPTAPATATATAARGKPVSGPTEIVEQDRPGKQKSAERLAPLTPPAATAPKALRTTRTAADCRVSDFTGNTGAALVNAIKAASVGCVNSLFSVTGSDQYHAFREAQMVTVANALRTNAASYDGTNAASTEQLILYLRAGYYVHYYNPDTVGPYTGTLATATRQALDTFYANPATRTVSDANGEILGEAVVLIDSAEENARYLYVVKRLLAAYDSAHNANWYMRNAVNNVFTVLFRGEWADGYPAAVQADPSIVDAVHGFAAKHLDLLGTDSAFLVANAGGETARFVQYAALRSKVRPLSKWLLDNSAITGARAKLWVRVAVVANSKDSANCSAYGTCDLEKQLKAAVLSQKHTCSAGVLHILAQKMTNDEFQAACSSLLRQNTYFHDVVQDGGRPVADDNNTTMEVVAFRSRDDYQTYAGAIYGIDTNNGGMYLEGDPSAAGNQPRFIAYQWDTDNGFAARIWNLNHEYTHYLDGRYDMYGDFSAGQAHPAVWWIEGAAEYVSYSYRNLRYDAALKEAPKHTYALSTLFDTTYANSNTARTYHWGYLAARYMLEKHPADVTRLLGYYRTGKYADAYAFTKSLNYDSSFNAWLDTLSGGGTTECTASDTRVLGKNCGRSNVSATTGNTAHFYLWIPSGTKSLTIKTSGGTGNADLYFNPDTWATPSAHTARSTGRDNTESLTVTGLRPGAYHYVSLHATTSFTGATVSTSY, encoded by the coding sequence ATGTCCCTACGGCGCTACGTCGTGCCCTTATTGATAAGTACCGCCCTGATGGCGGGGAGCGGCGCGCAGGCACTGGCCGCGCGGCCCGCTCCGGAGCCCACCGCCCCTGCCACTGCCACCGCCACTGCCGCACGCGGCAAGCCGGTCTCAGGACCGACCGAGATCGTCGAGCAGGACAGACCCGGCAAGCAGAAGAGTGCCGAGCGGCTCGCACCGCTCACGCCCCCGGCCGCCACGGCCCCCAAGGCGCTGCGGACGACCCGGACCGCGGCCGACTGCCGGGTCTCCGACTTCACCGGCAACACGGGCGCGGCCCTGGTCAACGCGATCAAGGCCGCCTCGGTCGGCTGCGTCAACTCGCTGTTCAGCGTGACCGGTTCGGACCAGTACCACGCCTTCCGTGAGGCGCAGATGGTCACCGTGGCCAACGCGCTGCGGACGAACGCCGCGTCGTACGACGGGACCAACGCTGCCAGCACTGAACAGCTCATCCTGTATCTGCGCGCCGGGTACTACGTCCACTACTACAACCCGGACACGGTCGGCCCGTACACGGGCACCCTGGCCACCGCGACCAGGCAGGCGCTGGACACCTTCTACGCCAACCCGGCCACCCGCACCGTGAGCGACGCGAACGGGGAGATCCTCGGGGAAGCCGTCGTCCTCATCGACAGCGCCGAGGAGAACGCGCGCTACCTGTACGTCGTCAAGCGCCTGCTTGCCGCGTACGACAGCGCCCACAACGCCAATTGGTACATGCGCAACGCGGTCAACAACGTCTTCACGGTCCTGTTCCGCGGGGAGTGGGCGGACGGCTACCCGGCCGCGGTACAGGCCGACCCGAGCATCGTGGACGCGGTCCACGGCTTCGCCGCCAAGCACCTGGACCTGCTGGGCACGGACTCCGCGTTCCTGGTGGCCAACGCCGGTGGGGAAACGGCCCGGTTCGTGCAGTACGCCGCCCTGCGGAGCAAGGTCCGCCCGCTGAGCAAGTGGCTGCTTGACAACAGCGCGATCACCGGCGCCCGCGCGAAGCTCTGGGTACGGGTGGCCGTCGTGGCCAACAGCAAGGACAGCGCGAACTGCTCCGCCTACGGCACCTGCGACCTGGAGAAGCAGCTCAAGGCCGCAGTGCTGTCCCAGAAGCACACCTGCAGCGCCGGAGTGCTGCACATCCTGGCCCAGAAGATGACCAACGACGAGTTCCAGGCGGCCTGTTCGAGCCTGCTCCGACAGAACACCTACTTCCACGACGTGGTCCAGGACGGCGGGCGGCCCGTGGCCGACGACAACAACACCACCATGGAGGTGGTCGCCTTCCGTTCCAGGGACGACTACCAGACCTACGCCGGCGCGATCTACGGCATCGACACCAACAACGGCGGCATGTACCTGGAAGGCGACCCCTCGGCCGCGGGCAACCAGCCGCGGTTCATCGCCTACCAGTGGGACACGGACAATGGCTTCGCAGCCCGCATCTGGAACCTCAACCACGAGTACACCCACTACCTCGACGGCCGGTACGACATGTACGGCGACTTCAGCGCCGGACAGGCACACCCGGCCGTCTGGTGGATCGAGGGCGCGGCCGAGTACGTGTCGTACTCCTACCGCAACCTCCGCTACGACGCCGCGCTCAAAGAGGCCCCGAAGCACACGTACGCACTCAGCACCCTCTTCGACACCACCTACGCGAACTCCAACACGGCCCGGACCTACCACTGGGGCTACCTGGCGGCGCGGTACATGCTGGAGAAGCACCCCGCCGACGTGACCAGGCTGCTCGGCTACTACCGGACGGGGAAGTACGCCGACGCGTACGCCTTCACCAAGTCGCTGAACTACGACAGCTCCTTCAACGCGTGGCTGGACACACTCTCGGGCGGCGGAACGACCGAATGCACGGCGTCCGACACCCGGGTCCTGGGCAAGAACTGCGGGCGCAGCAACGTCTCCGCGACCACCGGAAACACCGCCCACTTCTACCTCTGGATCCCCTCCGGCACGAAGTCCCTCACCATCAAGACCTCCGGCGGCACCGGCAACGCCGACCTCTACTTCAACCCCGACACCTGGGCCACGCCGAGCGCCCACACCGCCCGGTCCACCGGCCGGGACAACACCGAGTCCCTCACGGTGACGGGCCTGCGGCCGGGGGCGTACCACTACGTCAGCCTCCACGCCACGACCTCCTTCACGGGGGCGACCGTCAGTACGAGCTACTGA